In Lycium ferocissimum isolate CSIRO_LF1 chromosome 11, AGI_CSIRO_Lferr_CH_V1, whole genome shotgun sequence, a single genomic region encodes these proteins:
- the LOC132036359 gene encoding xyloglucan endotransglucosylase protein 6 has protein sequence MVSFSWVFLAISVMMVGLVSSARFEELYQPSWAMDHLTTEGEILRMKLDNQSGTGFQSKSKYLFGKVTVQIKLVEGDSAGTVTAFYMSSEGPTHNEFDYEFLGNTTGEPYTVQTNVYVNGVGNREQRLNLWFDPSKEFHSYSIMWNQRQVVFLVDDTPVRVHSNLEHKGIPFPKDQPMGVYSSIWNADDWATQGGLVKTDWSKAPFVASYKGFEIDGCECPETAALAENTRRCSSSGAKKYWWDEPVMSELSLHQSHQLVWVKAHHMVYDYCTDTARFPVAPVECQHHQHKTTKN, from the exons atGGTGTCTTTCAGTTGGGTTTTCTTGGCTATTTCTGTAATGATGGTGGGTTTGGTTAGTTCTGCAAGATTTGAGGAACTATATCAACCTAGTTGGGCGATGGACCATTTGACAACTGAAGGAGAAATTCTCAGGATGAAACTGGACAATCAATCTG GTACTGGGTTTCAATCAAAGAGCAAGTATTTGTTTGGGAAAGTTACTGTTCAGATTAAGCTTGTAGAGGGTGACTCTGCTGGAACTGTCACTGCTTTCTAT ATGTCATCAGAAGGACCAACCCACAATGAGTTTGATTATGAGTTTCTAGGTAACACAACTGGTGAACCATACACAGTACAAACCAATGTCTACGTGAATGGTGTTGGTAATAGGGAACAAAGATTGAACCTATGGTTCGACCCATCCAAAGAATTCCACTCATATTCCATCATGTGGAACCAGCGCCAAGTTGT ATTCTTGGTAGATGACACACCAGTTCGTGTGCACTCGAATTTGGAGCACAAGGGGATCCCATTTCCCAAGGACCAACCAATGGGTGTATACAGTTCAATATGGAATGCAGATGATTGGGCTACACAAGGCGGGTTAGTCAAGACTGACTGGTCCAAAGCACCCTTTGTAGCATCCTACAAGGGATTTGAGATTGACGGTTGTGAGTGCCCGGAAACTGCTGCACTTGCTGAGAATACTCGGCGTTGCAGCAGTAGTGGTGCTAAGAAGTATTGGTGGGACGAACCCGTTATGTCCGAGCTAAGCCTGCACCAAAGCCACCAGTTGGTTTGGGTCAAGGCACATCATATGGTTTATGATTATTGTACTGATACTGCTAGGTTCCCTGTTGCCCCTGTTGAGTGCCAGCACCACCAGCACAAGACTACTAAGAACTAG
- the LOC132036691 gene encoding BTB/POZ domain-containing protein At3g22104 isoform X2, which yields MISGYQAKKVICSYSGRINKLFGKSKRGTRYLKVIFHDFPGGAESFELITRFCYNKGKIHEINPINVSTLYCAASYMEMEKSVSGNQNLFELTKKSLEDIRYWTWSELLDALKLCQNLMPVASSSGLIDKYLDSLIGRVAPSCETSPCPSTSSADSSGLRLSCDSKSTESLRNSVFRATWWFEDLAAFEPFLIEILVKQMVSKNLDHGILSKFLFYYQKSRFAAVKSMDEKCKTMETVIEMLYLLDLSCIPFKTLFGLLRITLNLKISKCSRNKLESMIGSQLDQANLDNLLLTSPVGSSYLYDVNLVLRLLKSFISKGACCVPLTRLRKVASLMDLYIAEVAPDPCLKPSKFLGLVKSLPESARDSYDAIYHATVMFLEVHSGISEEEKLKVCSGLNYEKLSSEACSHLAQNKKFPSKSAGQALISQQVKLKSLLQETNQSSPYLDSPCSFMETENMSTEDQQIVLYAGKLDLSTENEKLKEHLQGMQWRVLELEKVCRKMQNQMAKMLKSRVSSQNNARSLPRLCS from the exons ATGATTAGTGGTTACCAAGCTAAG AAAGTTATCTGTTCCTATTCAGGAAGAATAAACAAATTGTTTGGCAAATCGAAACGAGGGACGAGATATCTAAAGGTGATATTTCATGACTTCCCTGGTGGAGCTGAGAGTTTTGAGCTCATTACAAGATTCTGTTACAACAAAGGGAAGATTCATGAGATAAATCCCATTAATGTTTCAACTCTATATTGTGCTGCCTCTTATATGGAAATGGAGAAATCTGTATCCGGGAACCAAAATCTATTCGAGCTAACCAAGAAATCACTCGAAGATATACGGTATTGGACTTGGTCAGAACTTCTTGATGCCCTAAAACTGTGTCAAAATTTGATGCCCGTGGCAAGCTCTTCGGGTTTAATTGATAAATACTTGGATTCTCTTATCGGGCGGGTTGCACCTTCGTGTGAAACGAGCCCTTGTCCGTCAACTTCTTCTGCTGACAGCTCTGGATTACGATTGTCTTGTGACTCAAAGAGTACAGAGAGCTTGAGAAATAGCGTATTTCGGGCAACATGGTGGTTTGAGGATCTTGCTGCTTTTGAGCCCTTCTTGATCGAAATTTTGGTAAAGCAAATGGTATCCAAAAACCTTGACCATGGGATTCTTAGTAAGTTCCTGTTCTATTACCAAAAATCAAGATTTGCAGCTGTCAAATCGATGGATGAGAAATGCAAGACCATGGAGACAGTTATTGAGATGCTTTATTTACTAGATTTAAGCTGCATTCCCTTCAAAACATTATTTGGATTGCTTCGAATTACTCTGAATTTAAAGATAAGCAAGTGCTCCAGGAACAAGTTAGAGAGCATGATTGGCTCCCAGTTGGATCAAGCGAATTTGGATAACCTGCTGCTCACGTCACCTGTTGGATCGAGCTATTTATATGACGTGAATTTAGTTCTTCGGTTATTGAAATCATTCATCAGCAAAGGGGCATGTTGTGTTCCGTTAACTCGATTAAGGAAAGTTGCTAGCTTGATGGACTTGTATATAGCAGAAGTAGCTCCCGATCCATGTCTAAAACCTTCCAAGTTCCTTGGCCTGGTCAAGTCGCTGCCCGAGTCTGCTAGGGACTCATATGATGCAATCTACCATGCTACTGTTATGTTTCTTGAG GTCCATTCGGGGATATCTGAAGAGGAAAAGTTGAAAGTATGTAGTGGATTGAACTATGAGAAGTTGTCATCAGAGGCTTGTAGCCACCTTGCTCAGAACAAAAAATTCCCTTCAAAATCTGCTGGACAAGCTCTCATTTCTCAGCAAGTGAAGCTGAAGAGCCTGCTTCAAGAAACCAATCAATCCAGCCCTTACCTCGATTCGCCTTGTAGTTTCATGGAAACAGAAAATATGAGTACGGAAGATCAGCAGATTGTGCTATACGCGGGAAAGCTGGATCTTTCAACCGAGAATGAGAAGCTCAAAGAACATTTACAAGGTATGCAATGGAGAGTGCTAGAGTTGGAGAAAGTTTGCAGGAAAATGCAAAATCAGATGGCAAAGATGTTGAAATCAAGAGTATCAAGTCAAAACAATGCTAGATCTTTACCTAGACTATGTTCTTGA
- the LOC132036691 gene encoding BTB/POZ domain-containing protein At3g22104 isoform X1: MDVSCDLEVDVNGEEVFVVDKKVICSYSGRINKLFGKSKRGTRYLKVIFHDFPGGAESFELITRFCYNKGKIHEINPINVSTLYCAASYMEMEKSVSGNQNLFELTKKSLEDIRYWTWSELLDALKLCQNLMPVASSSGLIDKYLDSLIGRVAPSCETSPCPSTSSADSSGLRLSCDSKSTESLRNSVFRATWWFEDLAAFEPFLIEILVKQMVSKNLDHGILSKFLFYYQKSRFAAVKSMDEKCKTMETVIEMLYLLDLSCIPFKTLFGLLRITLNLKISKCSRNKLESMIGSQLDQANLDNLLLTSPVGSSYLYDVNLVLRLLKSFISKGACCVPLTRLRKVASLMDLYIAEVAPDPCLKPSKFLGLVKSLPESARDSYDAIYHATVMFLEVHSGISEEEKLKVCSGLNYEKLSSEACSHLAQNKKFPSKSAGQALISQQVKLKSLLQETNQSSPYLDSPCSFMETENMSTEDQQIVLYAGKLDLSTENEKLKEHLQGMQWRVLELEKVCRKMQNQMAKMLKSRVSSQNNARSLPRLCS; this comes from the exons ATGGATGTTTCTTGTGATCTTGAAGTGGATGTCAATGGTGAAGAAGTCTTTGTGGTAGATAAG AAAGTTATCTGTTCCTATTCAGGAAGAATAAACAAATTGTTTGGCAAATCGAAACGAGGGACGAGATATCTAAAGGTGATATTTCATGACTTCCCTGGTGGAGCTGAGAGTTTTGAGCTCATTACAAGATTCTGTTACAACAAAGGGAAGATTCATGAGATAAATCCCATTAATGTTTCAACTCTATATTGTGCTGCCTCTTATATGGAAATGGAGAAATCTGTATCCGGGAACCAAAATCTATTCGAGCTAACCAAGAAATCACTCGAAGATATACGGTATTGGACTTGGTCAGAACTTCTTGATGCCCTAAAACTGTGTCAAAATTTGATGCCCGTGGCAAGCTCTTCGGGTTTAATTGATAAATACTTGGATTCTCTTATCGGGCGGGTTGCACCTTCGTGTGAAACGAGCCCTTGTCCGTCAACTTCTTCTGCTGACAGCTCTGGATTACGATTGTCTTGTGACTCAAAGAGTACAGAGAGCTTGAGAAATAGCGTATTTCGGGCAACATGGTGGTTTGAGGATCTTGCTGCTTTTGAGCCCTTCTTGATCGAAATTTTGGTAAAGCAAATGGTATCCAAAAACCTTGACCATGGGATTCTTAGTAAGTTCCTGTTCTATTACCAAAAATCAAGATTTGCAGCTGTCAAATCGATGGATGAGAAATGCAAGACCATGGAGACAGTTATTGAGATGCTTTATTTACTAGATTTAAGCTGCATTCCCTTCAAAACATTATTTGGATTGCTTCGAATTACTCTGAATTTAAAGATAAGCAAGTGCTCCAGGAACAAGTTAGAGAGCATGATTGGCTCCCAGTTGGATCAAGCGAATTTGGATAACCTGCTGCTCACGTCACCTGTTGGATCGAGCTATTTATATGACGTGAATTTAGTTCTTCGGTTATTGAAATCATTCATCAGCAAAGGGGCATGTTGTGTTCCGTTAACTCGATTAAGGAAAGTTGCTAGCTTGATGGACTTGTATATAGCAGAAGTAGCTCCCGATCCATGTCTAAAACCTTCCAAGTTCCTTGGCCTGGTCAAGTCGCTGCCCGAGTCTGCTAGGGACTCATATGATGCAATCTACCATGCTACTGTTATGTTTCTTGAG GTCCATTCGGGGATATCTGAAGAGGAAAAGTTGAAAGTATGTAGTGGATTGAACTATGAGAAGTTGTCATCAGAGGCTTGTAGCCACCTTGCTCAGAACAAAAAATTCCCTTCAAAATCTGCTGGACAAGCTCTCATTTCTCAGCAAGTGAAGCTGAAGAGCCTGCTTCAAGAAACCAATCAATCCAGCCCTTACCTCGATTCGCCTTGTAGTTTCATGGAAACAGAAAATATGAGTACGGAAGATCAGCAGATTGTGCTATACGCGGGAAAGCTGGATCTTTCAACCGAGAATGAGAAGCTCAAAGAACATTTACAAGGTATGCAATGGAGAGTGCTAGAGTTGGAGAAAGTTTGCAGGAAAATGCAAAATCAGATGGCAAAGATGTTGAAATCAAGAGTATCAAGTCAAAACAATGCTAGATCTTTACCTAGACTATGTTCTTGA